CACCAGCAGGCCGGCATTGAGGTGGAGACCGACCCGCACCCCGTCGCGGGTCTGGGCCGGTACATCCCGGAGTGCCCGGTACTGTTCCTGCCGGCGGGCGCGCAGGCGCACCATCTCGGCATAGGCGGCCTCGACCTCCGGCCCCGGCCGGACGTGAATCTCGCCGGCCACACCGTCGACGATGATCGCGTCGCCCGCGTCGCAGAGTGCCGTGGCGTTCTCGACCTCGCCCACCGCCGGGATGCCGAGTGCCCGGGCGACGATGGCCACGTGGCTGGTCGGCCCCCCCTCCTCCAGCACGATGCCGCGCAGCGTCGAGGATTCGTAGTCGAGGAGGGCCGCCGGCCCCATGGTGCGCGCCACCAGGATGGCGTTCTCGGGCAGGACCGCGGCGCCGGCCGCCTCGGACCCCAGCAGGGTGCGCAGCACGCGGTTGGTGAGATCGTCGAGATCGTGCAACCGCTCCCGCAGGTACGGGTCGGACTGGCGCATCATCCGGGCACGGTTATCGGACTGGACCCGCTCCACGGCGGCTTCGGCGGTGAGGCCCGAGGCGACCGCCTCCCGCATCCGCCGGAGCCAGCCCTTGTCGTGGGCGAACATCCGGACCGTTTCCAGCACCTCCCGCGACTCGGCCGTGCCGATCCGGTCGCCGCGCTCAACAAGGGCGTCGATCGCCGAGCGGACCTCCTCGATCGCCTCGTCCAGGCGCGCCACCTCGCGCTCGACGTTCTCGGCGATCAGCGTCTTCACCACGACGCGGGGCTCGTGCAGCACCACGTGGCCGAGGCCGATGCCGTCGGCCAGCGCGATGCCCCGGGCCAGGACCGGGCGGCGGGCGGCGGTGCCGGCATCGGGCGCCAGCCCCTCCAACTCGCCGGAGGCGATCATCTCCGAGAGCACCATGGCGGTGGTCTGGAGCGCCTCGATCTCCTCCTCGGAGTAGACGCGGTAGGTCTTGTTCTGGACGGTGAGGACGCCGAGCGTGTTGCCGGCCCGCAGGAGCGGCACGCCCAGGAAGGCGTGGTAGGCCTCCTCGCCGGTCTCGGGACGGTACGAGAAGGACGGGTGGTTCTGGGCGTCGGAGAGCGACAGCGGCTCCGCGGTGCGGGCGATCAGGCCGACGAGGCCCTCGTCGGTGCGCATGCGCGTCTGGTGCACCGCTTCGCGGTTCAGGCCCTCGGTGGCGAAGAGTTCGAGGGTGTTGTCATCCCGCAGGACGTAGACCGAGCAGACCTCGGCCACCACGTTCGCGGCGATCAGGACGACGATCCGGTCGAGGCGTGCCTGTGGGCTGACCGGCTCCGCCATGGCTTCGCGGAGGCGGCGCAGCAGCAGGCGCGGGCCTCCGGGCGCAGCGGGCATCGGTTCGTCGTTCCGTCGTCGGTGAGCGGCCTTGGCGTCGACCACCCTGCAACCTTGACGCCAACCCCAGGGAGGCCGCCGCCGGATGGGTCGTGCCGC
The sequence above is drawn from the Methylobacterium mesophilicum SR1.6/6 genome and encodes:
- the ptsP gene encoding phosphoenolpyruvate--protein phosphotransferase, with translation MPAAPGGPRLLLRRLREAMAEPVSPQARLDRIVVLIAANVVAEVCSVYVLRDDNTLELFATEGLNREAVHQTRMRTDEGLVGLIARTAEPLSLSDAQNHPSFSYRPETGEEAYHAFLGVPLLRAGNTLGVLTVQNKTYRVYSEEEIEALQTTAMVLSEMIASGELEGLAPDAGTAARRPVLARGIALADGIGLGHVVLHEPRVVVKTLIAENVEREVARLDEAIEEVRSAIDALVERGDRIGTAESREVLETVRMFAHDKGWLRRMREAVASGLTAEAAVERVQSDNRARMMRQSDPYLRERLHDLDDLTNRVLRTLLGSEAAGAAVLPENAILVARTMGPAALLDYESSTLRGIVLEEGGPTSHVAIVARALGIPAVGEVENATALCDAGDAIIVDGVAGEIHVRPGPEVEAAYAEMVRLRARRQEQYRALRDVPAQTRDGVRVGLHLNAGLLVDFSHLHETGAEGVGLFRTELQFMVAQRMPSAAEQQDLYRKVFTASKGKPVTVRTLDIGGDKILPYMAKLEEENPALGWRAIRIGLDRPALLRMQLRALLKAADGDPLKIMFPMVATVDEFVRARGIVEREKAYLSRHGYRLPAECRLGAMIEVPSLLFQIDEIAREADFLSVGSNDLMQFLFAVDRENRRVADRFDPLSVAALRAFRLIAERATAAGCPVTVCGEIGGRPLDAMALIGLGYRDLSMSPAAIGPVKAMVLSLDARAIAELIDSEMARMQDGDSLRPALTAFAHAHGVPI